The following coding sequences lie in one Pseudarthrobacter phenanthrenivorans Sphe3 genomic window:
- a CDS encoding 1,4-dihydroxy-2-naphthoyl-CoA synthase produces the protein MSKQIPAPVSDVFDPTRWRTVAGFEDFQDMTYHRQVERDSDGGWVRDLPTVRIAFNRPEVRNAFRPGTVDELYRAMDHARMSPDVATVLLTGNGPSPKDGGHSFCSGGDQRIRGRDGYKYADGETQETIDPARAGRLHILEVQRLMRTMPKVVIAVVNGWAAGGGHSLHVVADLTIASRQHGKFKQTDATVGSFDAGYGSALLARQIGQKAAREIFFLAREYSAEDMVRMGAVNEAVDHERLEEVALEYAADIARQSPQAIRMLKFAFNLADDGLAGQQVFAGEATRLAYMTDEAVEGKEAFLQKREPDWSTFPHYF, from the coding sequence GTGAGCAAACAGATTCCCGCCCCCGTGTCCGACGTCTTCGACCCCACCCGCTGGCGGACAGTGGCCGGATTCGAGGACTTCCAGGACATGACCTACCACCGGCAGGTGGAACGGGATTCCGACGGCGGCTGGGTCCGCGACCTGCCCACGGTACGGATCGCCTTCAACCGGCCCGAGGTCCGCAATGCCTTCCGCCCGGGGACAGTGGATGAGCTGTACCGGGCCATGGACCACGCCCGGATGTCCCCCGACGTGGCCACCGTCCTGCTCACCGGCAACGGCCCCTCCCCCAAGGACGGCGGCCATTCCTTCTGCTCCGGTGGGGACCAGCGGATCCGCGGCCGGGACGGCTATAAATATGCCGACGGCGAGACCCAGGAAACCATCGACCCCGCCCGCGCCGGCAGGCTCCACATCCTGGAAGTCCAGCGGCTGATGCGGACCATGCCCAAAGTGGTCATCGCCGTCGTCAACGGCTGGGCGGCCGGCGGCGGGCACTCGCTGCACGTGGTGGCGGACCTGACCATCGCCTCGCGGCAGCACGGCAAGTTCAAGCAGACGGACGCCACGGTGGGAAGTTTCGACGCCGGCTACGGCTCGGCCCTGCTGGCACGGCAGATCGGGCAGAAGGCAGCGCGGGAGATCTTCTTCCTGGCACGCGAATATTCCGCCGAGGACATGGTCCGCATGGGCGCCGTGAACGAGGCCGTGGACCACGAACGCCTCGAGGAGGTTGCCCTTGAGTACGCGGCGGATATCGCCCGCCAGTCGCCCCAGGCGATCCGGATGCTGAAGTTTGCGTTCAACCTGGCCGACGACGGGCTCGCCGGGCAACAGGTGTTCGCCGGCGAGGCCACACGCCTGGCCTATATGACTGACGAGGCGGTGGAGGGCAAGGAAGCCTTCCTGCAAAAACGCGAACCGGACTGGTCCACTTTCCCGCACTACTTCTAG
- a CDS encoding AMP-binding protein — protein MNALNIEPALRALAAALHGEGPAVELSIDEDGALVVGHVETPGCDDAVVVVRTSGSTGAPKATVLTVESLAASSMATALALKGEGQWLLALPVQYVAGIQVLVRSLFAGTRPWVMDMSGGFTPEAFTEAALELTDKIRFTSLVPTQLQRLLDNPSPETLAVLRRFNAVLLGGAPAPAPLLDAARDAGVRVITTYGSAESSGGCVYNGYPLEGVSVRVAEDGRILLGGDTIAAGYLEAPDQDTGTFFEDDGVRWYRTSDLGSIDDDGRLTVLGRADDVIITGGVKVSAAHIQEELEKYDDVTAAFVAGVPSAEWGQAVAAYVALAPQAAGAATAEGGDHAVVLERAWHRTLGILAPKTVLAAPSLLMLPNGKPDRLAMTAELNALHEGK, from the coding sequence ATGAACGCGCTCAACATCGAGCCGGCCCTCAGGGCCCTGGCGGCCGCCCTCCATGGCGAGGGCCCCGCCGTCGAACTTTCCATCGATGAGGACGGCGCCCTGGTGGTGGGCCACGTGGAGACTCCCGGCTGCGATGACGCGGTAGTGGTGGTCCGCACCTCGGGTTCCACCGGCGCCCCCAAGGCCACGGTCCTGACCGTCGAATCGCTGGCGGCGTCCTCCATGGCTACAGCCCTGGCGCTCAAGGGCGAGGGGCAGTGGCTCCTGGCGCTGCCCGTCCAGTACGTGGCCGGAATCCAGGTCCTGGTGCGCTCGCTGTTCGCGGGCACGCGCCCGTGGGTGATGGACATGTCCGGCGGGTTCACGCCGGAAGCCTTCACCGAGGCGGCGCTCGAACTGACGGACAAGATCCGCTTCACCTCCCTGGTTCCCACGCAGCTGCAGCGTCTGCTCGACAATCCCTCGCCGGAAACCCTTGCCGTGCTCCGCCGCTTCAACGCCGTCCTGCTGGGCGGCGCCCCCGCCCCGGCACCACTGCTGGACGCGGCCCGCGACGCCGGAGTCCGGGTTATCACCACCTACGGGTCCGCGGAGTCCTCCGGCGGCTGCGTCTACAACGGCTACCCGCTGGAAGGCGTCTCGGTCCGCGTGGCAGAGGACGGCAGGATCCTCCTGGGCGGGGACACAATCGCGGCGGGTTACCTGGAAGCACCGGACCAGGACACCGGAACCTTCTTCGAGGACGACGGCGTGCGCTGGTACCGGACCAGCGACCTGGGCAGCATCGACGACGACGGCCGGCTGACCGTGCTGGGCAGGGCCGACGACGTGATCATCACCGGCGGCGTCAAGGTGTCCGCGGCGCATATACAGGAGGAACTGGAAAAGTACGACGACGTCACAGCGGCTTTCGTGGCGGGCGTTCCATCCGCGGAATGGGGGCAGGCTGTGGCCGCGTACGTGGCGTTGGCGCCGCAGGCGGCGGGTGCCGCCACGGCGGAAGGCGGGGACCACGCCGTCGTACTTGAACGCGCATGGCACCGGACCTTGGGGATCCTGGCGCCCAAGACGGTGCTGGCGGCACCCTCACTGCTGATGCTGCCCAACGGCAAACCCGACCGGCTGGCCATGACCGCCGAGCTCAACGCCCTCCACGAGGGAAAGTAA
- a CDS encoding 1,4-dihydroxy-2-naphthoate polyprenyltransferase yields MATAAQWIQGARLRTLPAAIAPVLIGSAAAYEMGSFLLPNAILAALVALLLQVGVNFANDYSDGIRGTDDDRVGPLRLVGSGAASPEHVKRAAFGAFAAAMVFGLVLVVITQSWWLILVGLGCVLAAWGYTGGKNPYGYMGLGDVFVFVFFGLVATLGTTYTQAGQINLPAIIGAIGTGLIATALLMANNVRDIPTDMQAGKKTLAVRLGDKHARESYVLMLAVAILLVVILAPARPWMLIVLLLIPACLMPAWLMINGRKRKSLIPVLKQTGLINLGYSVLFSAGLVLTRGF; encoded by the coding sequence GTGGCCACAGCCGCACAATGGATCCAAGGCGCCCGACTCCGGACGCTGCCCGCCGCGATTGCGCCGGTGCTGATCGGCTCCGCCGCAGCCTATGAGATGGGTTCCTTCCTCCTGCCCAACGCAATCCTCGCGGCGCTGGTGGCACTCCTGCTCCAGGTGGGCGTGAACTTTGCCAACGACTACTCGGACGGCATCCGCGGGACCGACGATGACCGTGTCGGCCCGCTGCGGCTGGTGGGGTCCGGGGCAGCCAGCCCGGAGCACGTCAAGCGGGCCGCCTTCGGTGCGTTCGCCGCAGCCATGGTCTTCGGCCTGGTCCTGGTGGTGATCACCCAAAGCTGGTGGCTGATCCTGGTGGGGCTGGGATGCGTACTGGCCGCCTGGGGCTATACCGGCGGCAAGAACCCGTACGGCTACATGGGCCTGGGGGACGTTTTCGTGTTTGTGTTCTTCGGCCTGGTGGCCACCCTGGGCACCACCTACACCCAGGCGGGCCAGATCAACCTCCCTGCCATCATCGGCGCGATCGGCACAGGCCTCATCGCCACCGCCTTGCTGATGGCCAACAACGTCCGGGATATTCCCACCGACATGCAGGCGGGCAAGAAGACCCTGGCGGTGCGGCTGGGCGACAAGCATGCACGGGAAAGCTACGTGCTGATGCTCGCGGTGGCCATCCTGCTGGTGGTGATCCTGGCGCCCGCCCGGCCGTGGATGCTGATCGTCCTGCTGCTGATTCCGGCCTGCCTGATGCCGGCCTGGCTGATGATCAACGGCCGCAAGCGCAAGAGCCTCATCCCCGTGCTGAAGCAGACCGGCCTGATCAACCTCGGCTACAGCGTGCTGTTTTCAGCGGGACTGGTACTGACCCGCGGGTTCTAG
- a CDS encoding DUF4229 domain-containing protein: MAFLKYSLIRLALFAPLFVLFTFLGLGALMSVICAALIAFAVSYLFFQKQRDEAAAALQHRFSGKAKPLRSANEVQDAHAEDALLDANPDVSISNDAKDRRRA, encoded by the coding sequence GTGGCCTTTTTGAAATATTCCCTGATCCGCCTGGCTCTGTTCGCGCCCCTGTTCGTGCTTTTCACGTTCCTGGGCCTGGGCGCCCTGATGTCCGTCATCTGCGCAGCCCTGATCGCCTTCGCCGTGAGCTACCTGTTTTTCCAGAAGCAGCGCGATGAAGCTGCAGCCGCCCTGCAGCACCGTTTCTCCGGCAAGGCGAAACCGCTGCGCAGCGCAAACGAAGTCCAGGACGCCCATGCCGAGGACGCACTGCTGGACGCCAACCCGGATGTATCCATCAGCAACGACGCCAAGGACCGCAGGCGCGCCTGA
- a CDS encoding PLD nuclease N-terminal domain-containing protein: MLLRVALAVAVLAIFVYGLVDVIRTDGRLTRGISKPAWIVVMIVLPVVGAILWLLIGRPRGTPPQRQNYRHPTAPDDDPDFLRNLELRRRQEAEAARLKKLKDELEAKAKEDGGGKDKHQSDEHDNDGLK; encoded by the coding sequence ATGCTCCTCCGTGTGGCTTTGGCCGTCGCAGTCCTCGCCATCTTCGTGTATGGCCTCGTGGACGTGATCCGCACCGACGGGCGCCTGACCCGAGGGATCTCCAAACCTGCCTGGATCGTGGTCATGATCGTCCTTCCCGTGGTGGGCGCCATCCTCTGGCTCCTCATCGGGCGGCCGCGCGGCACTCCCCCGCAGCGCCAGAACTACCGCCACCCCACCGCCCCGGACGACGATCCGGACTTCCTGCGCAACCTCGAGCTGCGGCGCCGGCAGGAGGCCGAGGCGGCGCGCCTGAAGAAGCTCAAGGATGAACTCGAGGCCAAGGCCAAGGAAGACGGCGGCGGGAAAGACAAGCACCAATCAGACGAACACGACAACGACGGACTGAAGTAG
- a CDS encoding dynamin family protein, translated as MKNTTIAGAKDLVRAALEVYRDDPAASAALQDYARRLSEPLRVAIAGMVKAGKSTLLNAIIGEEIAPTDTGECTRIVTWYRHGHTPRITLYPVEGEPRNLPLKRVDGRLVFVLGDVQAEDVQRLDVQWPAPALQAMTLIDTPGIASLSGDVSARSTSFLAPADAPSEADAIIYLMRHMHASDLRFLESFADTMAGRSGTVNALAVLSRADEVGAGRIDSLLSAGEIAERYRRDHNLRKLALGVVPVAGLLAQSARSMRQPDFDSLRLLAQLDRPVRERMLLSADRFLRATDPEGMTAKARASLLQRYGLFGIRLAVVLIRNGFDEPTPLAHELARRSGLDPLLEMLGRQFQARADALKARTALVAVDSLLRSSPREGTGDLAAALERLQVNAHEFRELRLLASLRTSGVALNPELAAEAERLIGGWGAASHVRLGLEPEATPEQLSDEVRSNLARWRALAANPLTDRAALEACRVVIRSCEGILAEASARELHRQISQRSALQEPVRHPKPLSA; from the coding sequence ATGAAAAACACCACGATCGCCGGCGCGAAGGACCTGGTCCGGGCCGCGCTTGAGGTGTACCGGGATGACCCCGCCGCCTCAGCGGCACTCCAAGACTATGCTCGCAGGCTGTCCGAGCCGTTGCGGGTGGCCATTGCCGGCATGGTCAAGGCCGGCAAGTCCACCTTGCTGAACGCAATCATCGGCGAGGAGATAGCCCCCACGGACACGGGTGAATGCACCCGGATCGTCACCTGGTACCGGCACGGGCACACGCCCCGGATCACTCTCTACCCGGTAGAGGGCGAACCCCGGAACCTTCCGCTCAAGCGCGTGGACGGCCGGCTGGTGTTCGTCCTGGGCGACGTGCAGGCGGAGGATGTCCAGCGCCTTGACGTGCAGTGGCCCGCCCCGGCACTCCAGGCCATGACGCTGATAGATACCCCCGGCATAGCCTCGCTCTCCGGGGATGTCTCCGCGCGGTCCACCAGCTTCCTGGCGCCGGCCGATGCGCCGTCAGAGGCTGATGCCATCATCTACCTGATGCGGCACATGCATGCGTCGGACCTGAGGTTCCTGGAATCCTTCGCCGACACCATGGCGGGGCGGTCGGGAACGGTGAATGCCCTGGCCGTGCTGTCCCGTGCCGACGAAGTGGGTGCCGGACGGATTGATTCCCTCCTCTCCGCCGGGGAAATCGCCGAAAGGTACCGGCGGGACCACAACCTGCGGAAATTGGCGCTGGGCGTCGTCCCGGTGGCGGGACTACTGGCGCAAAGCGCCCGCAGCATGCGCCAGCCTGACTTCGATTCTCTTCGGCTGCTGGCCCAGCTGGACCGCCCGGTCCGGGAAAGGATGCTGCTTTCGGCTGACCGGTTCCTCCGGGCAACGGATCCGGAAGGAATGACGGCGAAGGCCAGGGCCTCGCTGCTGCAAAGGTACGGCCTGTTTGGGATCCGCCTGGCGGTGGTCCTTATCCGCAACGGCTTTGACGAGCCCACGCCCCTTGCCCACGAGCTTGCGCGCCGCAGCGGCCTGGATCCGCTGCTGGAGATGCTTGGCCGGCAGTTCCAGGCCCGCGCGGACGCCCTCAAGGCCCGGACTGCCCTCGTTGCGGTGGACTCCCTGCTGCGCAGTTCTCCCCGGGAGGGCACCGGTGATTTGGCCGCCGCCCTCGAAAGGCTCCAGGTCAATGCGCACGAGTTCCGTGAACTGCGGCTGCTTGCCTCGCTGCGTACCTCCGGGGTGGCACTGAACCCGGAACTGGCTGCCGAGGCTGAACGCCTGATCGGGGGCTGGGGCGCGGCGTCCCACGTCCGGCTGGGGCTGGAACCGGAGGCAACGCCTGAGCAGCTTTCAGACGAGGTCCGCAGCAACCTGGCGCGCTGGCGTGCCCTTGCCGCGAACCCCCTGACGGACAGGGCTGCGCTGGAGGCCTGCCGGGTGGTGATCCGAAGTTGCGAGGGCATCCTGGCAGAAGCCTCAGCCCGGGAACTCCACCGCCAGATCTCGCAGCGCTCAGCCCTGCAGGAACCGGTGCGGCACCCTAAGCCGTTATCTGCCTGA
- a CDS encoding dynamin family protein, with protein MAEAGLAKPSTPVTSGQLVKLVEQGLQLVGTGDRTDLRKRLDQTLVRLRDPSIRVIVVGEFKQGKSKLINALVNAPVCPVDDDIATSVPTVVRYGDPASASILVPKADADAVDEGNVERQPINIADLAAFVSERGNPGNSKKLVAAEVCLPRKLLTGGLTIIDSPGVGGMGSSHTLTTLTALPTADAMLLVSDASQEYTEPELRFLRQAMRITPSVVGILSKTDLYPDWRRVEELDRAHLAQVAQDIPLYPVSSDLRLEASRLQDAELNAESGFPGLITHLRNEIVGKAQRLQRRSVSQDLLSVTENLRLSLQSELEALENPERTPQMIAGLELAKAEADDLRKRSARWQITLNDGISDLIADMEYDLRDRLRRIQREAETAIDQGDPGPTWPQFTKWLEECAAAAISDTFVWTSERAQWLAAQVAEHFAADEVTLPVFRVSDTGDALDPVDEMPTLDDGRIKPLQKVLIGMRGSYGGVLMFGLLTGIFGMALINPLSVGAGLLLGRKAYREDQEARLKRRQTEAKALVRRQLDDVTFQVGKQLKDRLRLVQRSTRDHFTEIADEHHRSLTDSVAAAQKAATTYALEKDVRIREIKAELTKVDALSRAAQAVAAETAKTAVPAAPGAAGTASRSAGGGGNAGSSTRNPAQRTAGAPTVAAVG; from the coding sequence GTGGCAGAAGCAGGACTGGCAAAACCTTCAACCCCGGTGACATCGGGGCAGCTCGTGAAACTGGTGGAGCAGGGCCTCCAGCTGGTGGGCACGGGGGACCGGACGGACCTCCGCAAACGCCTGGACCAAACCCTGGTACGGCTCAGGGATCCCAGCATCCGGGTGATCGTCGTCGGCGAATTCAAGCAAGGCAAAAGCAAGCTGATCAACGCACTGGTCAACGCCCCGGTGTGCCCGGTGGACGATGACATCGCAACCTCTGTCCCCACCGTGGTCCGCTACGGTGACCCGGCATCGGCAAGCATCCTGGTTCCAAAGGCCGACGCCGATGCCGTGGACGAGGGCAACGTTGAGCGGCAGCCAATCAACATCGCCGACCTTGCTGCCTTCGTCTCAGAGCGCGGCAATCCAGGAAACAGCAAGAAACTGGTGGCCGCGGAGGTCTGCCTCCCACGGAAGCTCCTCACCGGCGGCCTCACCATCATTGACTCCCCGGGGGTCGGCGGCATGGGATCGTCGCACACCCTCACCACCCTCACCGCCCTGCCCACGGCCGACGCCATGCTCCTGGTCAGCGACGCCTCGCAGGAATACACCGAACCCGAGCTGCGCTTCCTCCGCCAGGCCATGCGGATCACCCCCAGCGTTGTGGGGATCCTCTCCAAGACAGACCTCTACCCGGATTGGCGGCGCGTGGAGGAACTGGACCGCGCGCACCTCGCACAGGTTGCCCAGGACATCCCGCTTTACCCAGTTTCCTCCGACCTCCGCCTGGAGGCCTCCCGGCTGCAGGACGCCGAACTCAACGCCGAGTCGGGCTTCCCGGGACTGATAACCCACCTCCGCAACGAGATCGTGGGGAAGGCGCAGCGCCTCCAGCGGCGCTCGGTGAGCCAGGACTTGCTGTCCGTCACGGAAAACCTCCGTCTCTCATTGCAGTCGGAACTGGAAGCCTTGGAGAACCCGGAGCGGACACCCCAAATGATCGCGGGGCTGGAGCTGGCCAAGGCTGAGGCCGACGACCTCCGGAAACGTTCCGCCCGGTGGCAGATCACCCTTAATGACGGCATCAGCGACCTGATCGCCGATATGGAATACGACCTGCGGGACAGGTTGCGCCGGATCCAGCGGGAAGCTGAAACAGCAATCGACCAGGGCGATCCCGGACCCACCTGGCCCCAGTTCACCAAATGGCTTGAGGAGTGCGCCGCGGCGGCGATCTCGGACACGTTCGTCTGGACCAGCGAGCGTGCCCAGTGGCTCGCCGCCCAGGTGGCAGAACACTTCGCAGCTGATGAAGTGACGCTGCCTGTGTTCCGCGTGTCCGATACCGGGGACGCCCTGGACCCCGTGGATGAGATGCCAACACTGGACGACGGCCGCATCAAACCCCTGCAAAAGGTCCTGATCGGCATGCGCGGGTCCTACGGCGGTGTGCTGATGTTCGGGCTCCTGACCGGCATCTTTGGCATGGCCCTGATCAATCCGCTCTCGGTGGGAGCGGGCCTGCTGCTGGGGCGCAAGGCGTACCGTGAAGACCAGGAGGCCCGGCTCAAGCGCCGGCAGACCGAAGCGAAGGCACTGGTGCGGCGGCAGTTGGATGACGTCACGTTCCAGGTTGGAAAGCAGCTCAAGGACAGGCTGCGGCTGGTCCAGCGTTCCACCCGCGACCACTTTACCGAGATAGCGGACGAGCACCACCGGTCCCTTACTGATTCGGTGGCGGCAGCCCAGAAGGCGGCAACGACCTACGCACTCGAAAAGGATGTCCGCATCCGGGAGATCAAAGCTGAGCTCACGAAGGTGGACGCCCTGTCCCGCGCCGCCCAGGCTGTGGCCGCCGAAACGGCCAAAACTGCCGTACCCGCCGCGCCGGGGGCGGCAGGCACGGCATCCCGGAGTGCGGGCGGAGGGGGAAACGCAGGGTCATCAACGCGAAACCCGGCCCAGCGGACAGCGGGGGCGCCGACAGTGGCGGCCGTAGGATGA